In Mongoliitalea daihaiensis, one DNA window encodes the following:
- the aroC gene encoding chorismate synthase: MGNSFGKIFKISTFGESHGLGLGVVIEGCPAGVEIDEEFIVREMQRRKPGQSKITTQRKEEDEFKILSGVFEGKSTGTPIGMVIMNTDQKSKDYGHIADKFRPSHADFTYFEKYGIRDYRGGGRSSARETAARVAAGSIAKLLLKHFGIGIHAYVSQVGELVLEKSYLEMDLAQAEENIVRCPDPMMAEQMISLIDEVRKSRDTIGGVVSCVAKGVPAGLGEPVFDRLHAELGKAMLSINAVKGFEYGSGFDGVKMRGSEHNDAFYQDGDRVRTRTNHSGGIQGGISNGEDIYFNVAFKPVATIMMDQESVNEGGESVMVSGKGRHDPCVVPRAVPIVEAMTALVLADYLLISRTNKL, encoded by the coding sequence ATGGGGAATAGTTTCGGAAAAATATTTAAGATAAGCACTTTTGGTGAATCGCATGGATTAGGACTTGGTGTAGTAATCGAAGGATGTCCTGCGGGGGTGGAAATTGACGAGGAGTTTATTGTCCGTGAAATGCAGCGAAGAAAGCCTGGCCAATCAAAAATCACCACACAGCGCAAGGAGGAAGATGAGTTTAAAATCCTTTCGGGTGTATTTGAAGGGAAATCTACAGGAACACCTATCGGAATGGTCATCATGAATACTGACCAAAAGAGTAAAGATTATGGGCATATCGCTGATAAATTCAGACCTTCCCATGCGGATTTTACTTACTTTGAGAAATATGGTATTCGTGATTACAGGGGAGGCGGAAGAAGTAGTGCCCGTGAGACTGCTGCGCGTGTTGCAGCCGGTTCCATTGCGAAACTGCTATTGAAGCACTTTGGAATAGGTATTCATGCCTACGTCAGTCAGGTAGGTGAGTTAGTTCTTGAGAAGTCGTACCTTGAAATGGATCTTGCTCAGGCGGAAGAAAATATTGTCAGATGCCCTGACCCAATGATGGCAGAGCAGATGATATCTCTGATTGATGAAGTTAGAAAAAGTAGGGATACCATTGGAGGGGTTGTGAGTTGTGTTGCAAAGGGAGTGCCTGCAGGCTTGGGTGAACCTGTCTTTGACCGATTGCATGCTGAGCTAGGAAAAGCAATGTTGAGCATCAATGCAGTGAAGGGATTTGAATATGGGAGTGGATTTGATGGAGTGAAAATGAGGGGGTCTGAACATAACGATGCTTTTTATCAAGACGGTGATCGGGTTCGGACTCGAACGAATCACTCCGGAGGAATTCAAGGTGGGATTTCCAATGGTGAAGATATTTATTTCAATGTAGCCTTTAAACCCGTTGCTACCATCATGATGGATCAGGAGTCTGTCAACGAAGGGGGGGAATCTGTCATGGTTTCAGGGAAAGGGAGACATGATCCTTGTGTAGTGCCCCGTGCAGTCCCCATAGTGGAAGCTATGACAGCACTAGTATTAGCCGATTATCTGCTAATAAGCAGAACCAATAAACTCTAA
- a CDS encoding dicarboxylate/amino acid:cation symporter, whose protein sequence is MFKKIPLHTQIILGLVLGLIFGLVIIYTGISPQFTVDFIKPVGTIFINSLKMIAVPLVLASLIVGVANLGDISKLSRIGGKTILAYLITTVIAITLGLLLVNIFQPGDQLPQETRDNLMAQFDSQAGSKADKAAEIRNAGPLQPIVDIVPENLIAAAADNGSMLQVVFFAIIAGIALLQIPKDKAKTFTDFFDALNDVIIKIVEYIMMIAPYGVFALMASLIVEIAGDNPDSAVELLLALLKYTIIVLSGLALIIFVVYGTLLKAFTRIKFFDFLKAMRPAMLLGFSTSSSSATLPVTMKIVEEEVGVSEEVSSFVLPLGATINMNGTSLYQAVAAVFIAQALGMDLTISQQLTIVLTATLAAIGSAGVPGAGLIMLIIVLEAIGVPGAGVALIIAPDRILDMFRTVVNITGDATVCVAVASTEGELPDGLIRASNPFTPSAEELNVKDE, encoded by the coding sequence ATGTTTAAGAAAATACCTTTACACACTCAAATTATTTTAGGATTGGTCCTAGGCTTAATTTTTGGCCTTGTCATTATATATACGGGGATTTCACCACAATTTACGGTAGATTTTATCAAGCCTGTCGGGACAATTTTTATCAATTCCTTGAAAATGATTGCGGTACCATTGGTGCTTGCATCCTTGATTGTAGGGGTGGCAAATCTTGGGGATATTTCTAAATTATCCCGAATTGGAGGTAAAACTATTCTAGCGTATTTGATTACTACCGTGATAGCGATTACACTTGGGTTGTTATTGGTGAATATTTTTCAGCCAGGAGATCAATTACCCCAAGAAACGAGGGATAATTTAATGGCTCAATTTGATTCTCAGGCTGGGTCTAAAGCGGACAAAGCAGCGGAAATTAGAAATGCAGGTCCTTTGCAACCAATAGTAGATATTGTACCTGAAAATTTGATTGCAGCAGCAGCCGATAATGGAAGCATGTTACAAGTGGTATTTTTTGCGATCATTGCAGGAATCGCCTTGCTACAGATCCCTAAAGATAAAGCGAAGACCTTTACTGACTTCTTTGATGCCTTAAATGATGTGATCATTAAGATTGTGGAATATATCATGATGATCGCGCCTTATGGTGTATTTGCATTGATGGCTTCGCTCATTGTAGAAATAGCAGGAGATAATCCAGATTCGGCAGTAGAACTCTTACTCGCCCTATTAAAATACACAATCATTGTATTGAGTGGTCTGGCATTGATCATCTTTGTTGTCTACGGCACCTTGCTGAAGGCTTTCACAAGAATCAAATTCTTTGATTTTTTAAAAGCGATGAGACCTGCGATGTTGTTGGGTTTCTCTACTTCTTCAAGTTCTGCAACGCTTCCTGTGACCATGAAAATTGTGGAGGAAGAAGTGGGTGTTTCTGAGGAGGTGAGCAGCTTTGTCTTGCCATTGGGAGCGACGATTAATATGAATGGTACTAGTTTGTATCAAGCAGTTGCTGCTGTATTTATAGCCCAGGCCTTGGGAATGGACTTGACGATTTCCCAGCAGTTGACAATTGTCTTGACAGCAACCTTGGCAGCTATTGGTTCTGCAGGTGTACCGGGTGCAGGTTTGATTATGTTGATCATCGTGTTGGAAGCCATTGGTGTACCTGGTGCAGGGGTGGCGTTGATTATTGCTCCAGATAGAATATTGGATATGTTCCGTACGGTGGTGAATATCACGGGGGATGCTACGGTCTGTGTGGCAGTAGCTTCTACAGAAGGAGAATTACCGGATGGCCTGATCAGAGCTTCCAATCCGTTTACGCCGAGTGCGGAGGAACTGAATGTAAAGGATGAGTAG
- a CDS encoding addiction module antidote protein, which yields METSKFDIADYLDSKEMIAEYLNSVLEEGDNDDVVVALGHIAKAIGMSKIAEETGMSRPSLYKALSTGSKPQFETIMKVLKAVGGQLRINPLST from the coding sequence ATGGAAACATCAAAATTTGATATAGCGGACTATTTGGACAGTAAGGAAATGATTGCTGAGTATTTAAATTCTGTTTTGGAGGAAGGGGATAATGATGATGTAGTTGTTGCGCTTGGGCACATCGCAAAAGCAATTGGGATGTCCAAAATAGCGGAAGAAACAGGGATGAGTAGGCCAAGTTTGTATAAAGCCCTATCAACAGGATCGAAGCCCCAATTTGAAACAATAATGAAAGTATTAAAAGCTGTTGGTGGTCAATTAAGAATAAATCCATTATCCACTTGA
- a CDS encoding type II toxin-antitoxin system RelE/ParE family toxin, producing the protein MRKLKDLRAKAKILFRIQKLEIDEHFGDCKPVGEGIHELRIDYAKGYRIYLKEREGKIIILLVGGEKSTQQKDIERAKEIWKRIKK; encoded by the coding sequence TTGAGAAAATTGAAGGATTTAAGAGCAAAAGCGAAAATTTTGTTCAGGATCCAAAAACTTGAAATTGATGAACATTTCGGGGACTGTAAACCCGTAGGTGAAGGGATTCATGAATTGAGGATAGACTATGCTAAAGGATATAGAATCTACTTAAAGGAAAGAGAAGGGAAAATCATTATTCTTCTAGTAGGTGGAGAAAAATCAACTCAACAAAAGGACATCGAAAGAGCAAAGGAAATTTGGAAAAGGATAAAAAAGTAA
- a CDS encoding hybrid sensor histidine kinase/response regulator gives MNNLVTLVCLIVATSNLQAQFLVETDNFHKPISIYEAASITNVGSEILSLQQFLEKKATYTFEPIAGPNTNLGFTKDNYWLKFSLTNNSNRDLSLFFETGRPITDIIELYQIDASGTIVSQITGDLLPFDSKPLAHRKMIFPIELKADSSYEFYVQYQSDGEVINLPLNLHSANSMILTSYKDQLAFGIFYGILVLAGAIYLFFYFGIKEKSFLLYFIYVSSIALLHLSLDGYFFQYLTPSAGWLSRNAVLLAAAFSALAFGRYVQVFMKVKNFSPLLEKVYNSLHICILALIGAILFIHSAIEFYYPLVNLLGVLLLFLIIGTLVTSLRRGAAPDLFFGIGLFFFFSGFFIFILNNFSLIPNSFITENASKFGTGLEIIFLSLSMANRIRILKSEKEQMQEIALQRSQESNEIKSFFLSNISHELRTPLNAVIGLSKSIQETTQDPKVKSDLEIIQYSSLELLSAINDILDYSNIEKKELKLEERPVKVEKIIQELRTITANKAKDKNLNFIYEEINQLPAYILGDKARIRQILLNILNNAIKFTQKGDVKLSIQSDLSPRNTVDLTITITDTGVGIEQEKLDRIYESFIQEQIDDKRKFGGFGLGLCIVKALIELYQGTINITSTKGKGTKVVMQLNFKLPEKKAAQATSSISGTYDLQGKHILIVEDNPVNQVVMKAILRKWQNTTFDIANNGIEALEKLQAAHVDLILMDLQMPEMDGYEATVAIRNGEAGSKNQQIPIIAVTADATDKAKEKVKAVGMDDYMTKPVDKDELYSKVQQCLYLQEVDVSNIL, from the coding sequence ATGAATAATTTAGTCACTCTTGTATGTTTGATAGTAGCTACCTCAAATCTTCAAGCACAATTTTTGGTGGAAACTGACAACTTCCACAAACCAATTTCAATCTATGAAGCAGCATCCATAACCAATGTAGGTTCTGAAATACTTAGCCTGCAACAGTTCTTGGAAAAAAAAGCAACCTATACTTTTGAACCTATTGCCGGTCCTAATACCAATCTGGGATTCACCAAGGATAACTATTGGCTGAAATTTAGCCTAACTAATAACAGTAATCGGGATTTGAGCTTATTTTTCGAAACAGGAAGACCAATTACTGATATCATTGAACTTTATCAAATCGATGCCTCAGGAACAATCGTTTCACAAATCACCGGTGACTTACTCCCCTTTGATTCCAAGCCACTTGCCCACCGGAAAATGATTTTTCCCATCGAGCTTAAAGCTGATAGCAGCTATGAATTTTATGTTCAATACCAAAGTGATGGTGAGGTAATCAACTTACCACTAAATTTACACAGTGCCAACTCCATGATTTTGACCTCTTACAAAGACCAATTAGCATTCGGGATTTTTTATGGAATTTTAGTGCTTGCAGGTGCGATTTACTTGTTTTTCTACTTTGGAATCAAGGAAAAAAGCTTTCTCTTATACTTCATTTATGTGTCTTCGATCGCATTGTTACACCTTTCTTTGGATGGTTACTTTTTTCAATACCTCACACCAAGTGCCGGTTGGTTGTCTAGAAATGCTGTGCTGCTTGCAGCTGCTTTTTCGGCTTTAGCATTTGGAAGGTATGTACAGGTATTTATGAAAGTAAAAAACTTTAGCCCTTTATTGGAAAAGGTTTACAATTCCCTCCACATCTGCATTTTGGCCCTTATTGGGGCAATTCTTTTTATTCACAGTGCAATTGAATTTTATTACCCTCTTGTCAATTTACTTGGAGTATTGCTACTATTTCTCATCATAGGAACGCTAGTTACTTCTCTACGAAGAGGGGCAGCTCCTGATTTATTCTTTGGCATCGGTTTGTTTTTCTTTTTTAGTGGCTTTTTCATTTTTATACTCAACAATTTCAGTCTTATTCCAAACTCATTTATTACTGAAAATGCATCAAAATTTGGAACTGGACTTGAAATCATCTTTCTCTCTTTGTCCATGGCTAACAGAATCCGGATTCTGAAATCAGAAAAAGAACAAATGCAGGAAATAGCTCTTCAACGTTCCCAAGAATCTAATGAAATCAAATCCTTTTTTCTTTCAAATATCAGCCACGAACTCAGAACTCCATTAAATGCCGTAATTGGGCTTTCCAAATCCATTCAAGAAACAACACAAGATCCTAAAGTCAAATCCGATTTGGAAATCATTCAATATTCTTCCTTGGAATTGTTATCGGCCATAAATGATATCTTGGACTATTCCAATATTGAGAAAAAGGAACTCAAACTGGAAGAACGCCCTGTCAAAGTAGAAAAAATCATCCAAGAGTTACGCACAATCACCGCTAACAAAGCCAAGGATAAAAACCTCAATTTCATTTATGAGGAAATCAACCAATTACCAGCCTACATTTTAGGAGACAAAGCACGTATCCGACAGATTTTACTCAACATTCTAAACAATGCTATCAAATTCACGCAAAAGGGTGATGTCAAGTTAAGCATACAATCTGACCTTAGTCCAAGGAATACAGTGGATTTAACGATTACCATTACAGATACAGGAGTAGGAATCGAGCAGGAAAAACTGGATAGAATCTACGAGTCCTTTATACAGGAACAAATCGACGATAAACGAAAATTTGGAGGCTTTGGCTTAGGGCTATGTATCGTAAAAGCTTTAATTGAGCTGTATCAAGGTACTATCAATATCACTAGCACCAAAGGAAAAGGTACAAAAGTGGTGATGCAGTTAAACTTTAAACTCCCTGAAAAGAAAGCTGCACAAGCAACAAGCAGCATTTCTGGAACCTATGACCTTCAGGGCAAGCATATTTTGATAGTGGAGGATAACCCCGTGAATCAGGTAGTTATGAAGGCTATTTTAAGAAAATGGCAAAACACGACGTTTGATATTGCCAATAACGGAATCGAGGCACTTGAAAAATTACAAGCTGCACATGTAGATTTGATTCTGATGGATCTTCAGATGCCTGAAATGGATGGATATGAAGCCACAGTTGCTATCAGAAACGGAGAGGCAGGTTCTAAAAACCAACAAATTCCCATTATTGCTGTCACAGCTGATGCCACAGACAAAGCAAAGGAAAAAGTAAAAGCAGTGGGTATGGATGACTATATGACCAAGCCTGTTGATAAAGATGAACTCTACTCCAAAGTCCAACAATGCCTTTATTTACAAGAGGTGGATGTATCAAATATTCTTTAA
- the ruvB gene encoding Holliday junction branch migration DNA helicase RuvB, translated as MREDYLSGDKSNLNTQEKEYEKALRPLSFDDFTGQFKIVENLKIFVSAAKKRNEPLDHVLLHGPPGLGKTTLSNIIANELDAGIKITSGPVLDKPSDLAGLLTNLESGDVLFIDEIHRLNPIVEEYLYSAMEDYRIDIMLDSGPNARSVQISLNPFTLIGATTRSGLLTSPLRARFGINSRLEYYDAKLLTDIVGRSAGILGTPIDDVAAYEIARRSRGTPRIANMLLRRTRDFAEVKGNGKISIDIAKMALDALDVDENGLDEMDNRILLTIIEKFKGGPVGLSTIATACGEEAETIEEVYEPFLIQEGYLKRTARGRMATEQAYKHLKIKPDFGGQTGTLFG; from the coding sequence ATGAGAGAAGATTACCTAAGCGGAGATAAAAGCAACCTGAATACGCAGGAAAAAGAATACGAAAAAGCCTTGAGGCCATTGAGTTTTGATGACTTTACGGGACAGTTTAAGATCGTAGAAAACTTAAAAATATTTGTCTCAGCGGCAAAGAAACGGAATGAGCCTCTTGACCATGTACTTTTGCACGGCCCTCCTGGCTTGGGTAAAACAACCCTGAGCAACATCATTGCCAATGAATTGGATGCTGGCATCAAGATCACCTCTGGGCCTGTATTGGATAAGCCATCGGATTTAGCAGGCCTACTCACCAATTTAGAGTCAGGTGATGTACTATTTATCGATGAAATCCACAGACTCAATCCCATCGTGGAAGAATATCTGTATTCTGCTATGGAAGACTATCGCATCGACATCATGTTGGATTCGGGGCCAAATGCCCGCTCGGTTCAGATTTCCCTGAACCCATTTACATTGATTGGTGCCACTACTCGTTCAGGCCTATTGACCTCGCCTTTACGGGCGCGATTTGGGATCAATTCACGCTTGGAATACTACGATGCCAAATTACTGACCGATATCGTGGGCCGTTCGGCGGGGATTTTGGGAACACCAATCGATGATGTGGCTGCCTATGAAATTGCCCGAAGGAGTCGAGGCACACCCCGTATTGCTAACATGCTTTTAAGAAGAACTCGTGACTTTGCCGAAGTCAAAGGTAACGGCAAAATCAGCATAGACATCGCCAAAATGGCCTTGGATGCCTTAGATGTGGATGAAAATGGCTTGGACGAAATGGACAACCGCATACTCTTGACCATCATCGAAAAATTCAAGGGAGGACCTGTGGGCTTGAGTACCATCGCTACTGCATGCGGAGAAGAAGCCGAAACCATCGAGGAAGTCTACGAACCCTTCCTGATCCAGGAAGGCTACCTCAAGCGAACAGCCCGTGGAAGAATGGCCACCGAACAAGCCTACAAACATCTAAAAATCAAACCTGATTTCGGCGGACAGACGGGAACCTTGTTTGGGTAA
- a CDS encoding FAD:protein FMN transferase, with protein sequence MNNNAQKNIIYSIILLLLVVIVYLYRQNKEGSEDLVASTTDAVGRMVIVGQTMGTNYRVVYLDPEGRNLKSAVDSLLIVFNQSLSTYISDSEISRFNQSDSLVFELPFFLPVLQSSKEVFEMTEGAFDPTVGPVVNLWGFGPGGPQLKDSVNITSILPKIGFEKITFDQQQARKLVSGMYLDFSAIAKGYGVDVVADYLESKGIDNFLVEIGGELVARGLNDKGELWKVGINNPEEMGSPNDLYSVVALENKGMATSGNYRNYYEVDGLKISHTIDPKTGRPVRHGLLSATVLADDCMTADAIATAMMVMGTEKAIALQESLKSFEIFLIFNDESGELTSFASEGLKPYLSFIHE encoded by the coding sequence ATGAATAACAACGCCCAAAAGAATATCATCTATTCGATTATTCTCTTGCTTTTAGTCGTTATCGTCTACTTATACAGGCAAAATAAAGAAGGTTCGGAAGATCTTGTTGCATCTACTACAGATGCTGTTGGCAGAATGGTCATTGTTGGACAGACTATGGGGACCAATTACCGGGTGGTTTATTTGGATCCTGAAGGCAGAAATCTGAAGTCGGCAGTGGATTCATTGTTAATCGTGTTTAATCAATCCTTATCTACCTATATTTCAGATTCAGAGATTAGCCGCTTTAATCAGTCGGATTCATTGGTTTTTGAGCTGCCATTTTTTTTACCTGTATTACAGTCCAGTAAGGAAGTCTTTGAAATGACCGAGGGTGCATTTGATCCAACTGTTGGCCCGGTGGTGAATTTATGGGGTTTTGGTCCAGGGGGACCGCAATTGAAGGATTCTGTGAATATTACCAGCATTCTTCCAAAGATAGGCTTCGAAAAAATCACCTTCGATCAACAGCAGGCGCGTAAACTTGTTTCCGGTATGTACTTGGACTTTTCGGCTATTGCCAAGGGCTACGGAGTAGATGTAGTGGCGGATTATCTGGAGTCCAAGGGAATCGATAACTTCTTGGTGGAGATTGGTGGGGAATTGGTTGCCCGTGGATTGAATGATAAGGGGGAGTTGTGGAAAGTGGGAATCAACAATCCCGAAGAAATGGGAAGTCCAAATGATCTATACTCTGTGGTGGCTTTGGAAAATAAAGGGATGGCCACATCCGGAAATTATAGGAACTATTATGAGGTAGATGGGCTAAAAATTTCCCATACCATTGATCCAAAAACAGGAAGACCTGTACGCCATGGATTATTAAGTGCAACTGTATTGGCAGATGATTGCATGACTGCTGATGCTATCGCAACAGCTATGATGGTTATGGGTACAGAAAAAGCAATTGCCTTACAAGAATCCTTGAAAAGTTTTGAAATCTTTCTGATTTTCAATGACGAGTCAGGGGAGTTAACTTCATTTGCAAGCGAGGGCCTCAAGCCATATTTGTCATTTATTCATGAGTAA
- a CDS encoding class I SAM-dependent methyltransferase, producing MSNCVSLVATSGGLMKDWFSSPYFQILYKNRDTSEAQYFIDRLDDYFLFQEGKKVMDLACGRGRHSVSLHQKGLDVTGVDFSPLSISQAKEFEKPGLRFVEADMRTYLEEESFDYVFNMFTSFGFFGDNLQNQLVIDCVYKNLKAGGLFLLDYLNSDFILDNFVPQELKIVDGISFHINRSVKQGHIIKDIYFEDQGRRFHYQESVQLITREMFEYFFEKAGFVLKDVFGDYSLRPYVKHLSERIIFIVEKPDLHAN from the coding sequence ATGAGTAACTGTGTTTCGTTGGTAGCCACTTCGGGTGGATTGATGAAGGATTGGTTTTCTTCTCCCTATTTTCAGATTTTATACAAAAACAGAGATACTTCTGAAGCCCAATATTTTATTGATAGGCTTGATGATTACTTTCTATTTCAGGAAGGAAAAAAAGTAATGGACTTGGCTTGTGGAAGGGGGAGACATAGCGTTTCCCTTCATCAGAAAGGATTAGACGTTACCGGTGTAGATTTCTCTCCATTGAGTATTTCGCAAGCAAAGGAGTTTGAAAAACCAGGTCTTCGCTTTGTAGAAGCTGATATGCGGACTTATCTAGAGGAGGAAAGCTTTGATTATGTCTTCAATATGTTTACAAGCTTTGGTTTTTTTGGAGATAACCTGCAAAATCAACTGGTGATTGATTGTGTCTACAAAAACCTGAAAGCCGGAGGGTTATTTTTGTTAGACTACCTCAATTCGGACTTTATCTTGGATAATTTTGTTCCACAGGAGCTCAAAATTGTGGATGGTATCAGTTTTCACATCAACAGATCTGTGAAACAAGGACATATTATCAAGGATATTTACTTTGAAGATCAGGGAAGACGCTTCCATTATCAAGAGTCTGTACAATTGATTACTCGGGAGATGTTCGAATACTTCTTTGAAAAAGCAGGTTTTGTGTTGAAAGATGTATTCGGAGATTATTCATTAAGACCTTATGTCAAACACCTCAGTGAGCGTATTATATTTATTGTAGAAAAACCTGATCTTCATGCTAATTAA
- a CDS encoding ZIP family metal transporter, which translates to MLINFLLLFLTAMVAGGLAYFIPNWEERYFKLVLVFAGSYLFAITVLHILPDLFVEAPNPSWMGFYILLGFLLQQVLALFSTGVEHGHIHHPSQAHGHGIEMGVWTLMIGLFVHAFLEGTLLSHEGVLTEALHDHSHHDHAHDHGHHHHHGHNNLLLGILLHKGPEAFALVAVLTTAMKKRWVFVLLTIFALASPAGMLLSNFLYEADILGRNGLNIFYGVVAGGFLHISTTIFFESSPDHKFYLNKVLVSILAFTLAVILELFL; encoded by the coding sequence ATGCTAATTAATTTTCTTTTGCTTTTTCTCACGGCGATGGTAGCCGGTGGTTTGGCCTATTTTATTCCCAACTGGGAAGAACGCTACTTCAAATTGGTTTTAGTTTTTGCAGGCTCCTATCTCTTTGCTATTACGGTATTACATATTTTACCAGATCTATTTGTAGAAGCACCCAATCCCAGTTGGATGGGTTTTTATATTTTATTGGGTTTTTTGTTACAACAGGTTTTAGCCCTTTTTTCTACAGGTGTCGAGCATGGACACATTCATCATCCAAGTCAAGCCCACGGACATGGCATTGAGATGGGGGTTTGGACTTTAATGATTGGCCTATTTGTCCATGCCTTTCTCGAAGGTACACTTCTGTCGCATGAGGGTGTATTGACAGAGGCCCTGCATGACCACAGTCATCACGACCATGCGCATGACCATGGTCATCATCACCATCATGGGCATAACAACTTACTTCTGGGAATTTTGCTACATAAAGGTCCCGAAGCATTTGCACTAGTGGCAGTGTTGACCACGGCTATGAAAAAGCGCTGGGTATTTGTGTTATTGACGATTTTTGCCCTGGCGTCTCCCGCAGGGATGTTGCTGAGTAACTTTCTGTATGAAGCAGATATATTGGGTAGAAATGGGTTGAATATTTTCTATGGTGTAGTAGCTGGTGGCTTTTTGCATATTTCTACGACCATCTTCTTTGAAAGCAGTCCAGACCATAAGTTCTATTTAAATAAGGTTTTGGTGAGTATTTTAGCATTCACTTTGGCTGTAATTCTCGAATTGTTTTTGTAG
- a CDS encoding IS1/IS1595 family N-terminal zinc-binding domain-containing protein, with protein MEKPTCPKCEQEKIVKSGVVGGRQRFKCKKCGYHFTVNKLGKAIDKYYVVKALQLYIEGISYREIERILGVSHVSVMNWVKQYKIKAPESYDYRPTYRVLNHTELVKFMAQKENLTDTGMLITELGDKFMIIKWERFKNR; from the coding sequence ATGGAAAAGCCTACATGTCCAAAGTGCGAACAAGAGAAAATTGTTAAAAGTGGCGTTGTTGGAGGAAGACAGCGTTTTAAATGTAAAAAATGTGGCTATCATTTTACTGTAAATAAGCTTGGTAAGGCTATTGACAAGTATTATGTTGTCAAGGCTTTGCAGCTATATATCGAAGGAATCTCTTATCGTGAAATCGAAAGAATATTAGGTGTCAGTCATGTCTCGGTCATGAACTGGGTCAAGCAATACAAAATCAAAGCCCCCGAAAGCTACGATTACAGGCCTACCTATCGTGTGCTCAATCATACCGAGTTGGTCAAATTTATGGCTCAGAAGGAGAATTTGACCGATACGGGTATGCTTATCACGGAATTAGGAGATAAGTTTATGATTATCAAGTGGGAGCGCTTCAAAAATCGCTAA